The following are from one region of the uncultured Hyphomonas sp. genome:
- a CDS encoding DUF4112 domain-containing protein → MARKRTDEEIHAMMLPHGRTIGQELAALDRFSRLLDSRFGLFGVKFGLDSVLGLVPVVGDAATGAAGLHALVTAWRLKLPASASIGIVWNLLFDTALGALPVAGDVFDIFFRSNRKNYRIVEKHLVRRAEAHATSGRADPVRTQN, encoded by the coding sequence ATGGCCAGGAAACGGACGGACGAGGAAATCCACGCCATGATGCTGCCGCATGGGCGCACCATCGGCCAGGAACTTGCCGCGCTGGACAGGTTTTCCCGGCTGCTCGATTCCCGGTTCGGCCTGTTCGGTGTGAAGTTCGGCCTCGATTCCGTGCTGGGGCTGGTCCCTGTGGTCGGAGATGCAGCCACCGGCGCCGCCGGCCTGCACGCGCTTGTCACGGCGTGGCGGCTGAAACTGCCCGCATCGGCCTCCATCGGAATCGTCTGGAACCTCCTCTTCGACACGGCCCTGGGGGCGCTGCCGGTCGCCGGGGATGTGTTCGACATCTTCTTCCGGTCAAACCGGAAGAATTACCGCATCGTGGAGAAACATCTCGTCCGCAGGGCCGAGGCCCATGCAACTTCCGGCAGGGCTGACCCGGTCAGGACGCAGAATTAG
- a CDS encoding DUF952 domain-containing protein → MSDTNETHVYKLLTRGDWKAASANGVTSAGIDETDGYVHLSTRSQVAETARLHFAGAEGVRLLRFAVADLPPLTWEESRGGQMFPHLYAPLEVSRADAVWQLLPGPDGALLFPEVY, encoded by the coding sequence ATGAGCGATACGAACGAAACCCATGTCTACAAATTGCTGACCAGGGGCGACTGGAAGGCCGCCTCTGCCAATGGGGTGACCAGCGCCGGGATCGACGAGACCGATGGCTATGTCCACCTCTCCACAAGGTCACAGGTGGCGGAGACCGCGCGGCTGCACTTTGCCGGCGCTGAGGGCGTGCGCCTTTTGCGCTTCGCCGTGGCAGACCTTCCGCCGCTGACCTGGGAGGAGAGCAGGGGCGGGCAGATGTTCCCGCATCTTTATGCGCCGCTGGAAGTGTCCCGTGCGGATGCTGTCTGGCAGTTGCTGCCGGGGCCTGACGGCGCGCTGCTTTTCCCGGAGGTATACTGA
- a CDS encoding quinone-dependent dihydroorotate dehydrogenase, whose product MSLTGLGAEIVKLLPPEAAHTATIKALKLRLGVPLNPPLADPALEVVLPKSGLKLPSPVGLAAGFDKNCDVPDAMAKFGFGFVECGTVTPRAQPGNPKPRLFRLTEDRAVINRMGFNNAGLDYFVRNLKTYRGEVPVGANVGANKDSENRIADYVTGIEVVAPHADYVTINISSPNTPGLRGLQDRASLEALLTACGAAARADKPVFLKVAPDLDAQAIADIVDVVRGPGVWLSGLIVSNTTLARPETLKSTHKGETGGLSGAPLMTPSTEVLAAFARALKGEFDLIGAGGIASAADAYAKIRAGANAVQLYSAMVYEGPGLAQDINRALPDLIGADGYATLADAVGTAL is encoded by the coding sequence ATGAGCCTGACCGGTCTTGGCGCGGAAATCGTGAAATTGCTGCCGCCGGAAGCGGCGCACACGGCGACCATCAAGGCGTTGAAGCTGCGCCTTGGCGTGCCGCTGAATCCGCCGCTGGCTGATCCCGCGCTGGAGGTTGTGCTGCCGAAGTCCGGCCTGAAGCTGCCGTCGCCCGTGGGGCTGGCGGCCGGGTTCGACAAGAATTGCGACGTGCCGGATGCGATGGCGAAATTCGGGTTTGGCTTTGTAGAATGCGGCACGGTCACGCCGCGCGCCCAGCCCGGCAATCCAAAACCGCGCCTGTTCCGCCTGACGGAGGACCGGGCCGTTATCAACCGGATGGGGTTCAACAATGCGGGGCTCGATTATTTCGTCCGCAACCTGAAAACCTATCGCGGCGAAGTGCCGGTGGGCGCAAACGTTGGGGCGAACAAGGACAGCGAAAACCGGATCGCCGATTATGTAACCGGCATCGAAGTGGTCGCCCCGCATGCAGACTATGTGACGATCAATATCTCGTCTCCCAACACGCCGGGCCTGCGCGGCCTGCAGGACCGCGCCTCACTGGAGGCCTTGCTGACCGCCTGCGGGGCGGCCGCCCGGGCGGACAAGCCGGTGTTCCTGAAAGTGGCGCCGGATCTCGACGCGCAGGCCATCGCCGACATTGTGGATGTGGTGCGCGGGCCGGGCGTGTGGCTGTCCGGCCTGATCGTATCCAACACGACACTGGCCCGGCCGGAGACGCTGAAAAGTACCCATAAGGGGGAAACGGGCGGATTGTCCGGTGCGCCGCTGATGACTCCGTCAACAGAAGTTCTGGCGGCTTTTGCCCGCGCGCTCAAAGGTGAGTTCGATTTGATCGGGGCAGGGGGGATCGCCAGCGCGGCCGATGCCTATGCCAAGATCCGCGCCGGGGCGAATGCCGTGCAGCTGTATTCCGCCATGGTCTATGAAGGGCCGGGCCTTGCGCAGGACATCAATCGCGCTCTGCCGGACCTGATCGGGGCAGACGGATATGCCACGCTGGCCGATGCGGTCGGAACCGCGCTCTAG
- a CDS encoding MATE family efflux transporter — protein MLTRRKTLELALPIIAAQAATATTGIVDTAVMGRFGDKADLAAVAIAAVAYSFIYWGFGFLRMSTTGLSAQAAGREDEAEKRAVLLRALSLGGAIGLALLILSPILKPLAFAAFASTDHVETLAGGYFSARIWGAPAYLMGLAVTGWMLGTGRTGQMLAFQIVMNGVNAGLDTWFVARLGLGPAGIGAGTAIAEWTALLFGLALVFPAFRGAAPLFDRARLTALFSANRDIMIRTLALVLCFGWFVRSGTLISTAVTAGNEVLLQFITVAAFVLDGFAFVAEKEAGEAYGANSAPRLARAMRLTSEFAVIAGLAFALLYFFGGGWVITTFVRDVEARDAALAYLPYCALVPLIGVLPWQLDGLFLGTTQGRALRNAGVAVAVLYIGTDLILRPAFGNTGVWTAFLLMYLYRGAALGLYVPGLFRRLQPAAQSA, from the coding sequence ATGCTGACCCGCCGGAAAACCCTCGAACTGGCCTTGCCGATCATCGCCGCACAGGCGGCCACGGCCACGACCGGTATTGTCGATACCGCCGTCATGGGCCGGTTCGGCGACAAGGCAGACCTCGCCGCCGTCGCCATCGCGGCAGTCGCCTACAGTTTCATCTATTGGGGCTTCGGTTTTCTGCGCATGTCCACCACGGGCCTTTCGGCGCAGGCCGCCGGGCGGGAGGACGAGGCAGAGAAACGCGCCGTGCTGCTGCGGGCCCTCTCTCTCGGCGGCGCCATCGGCCTCGCCCTGCTGATCCTCTCCCCGATCCTGAAACCGCTCGCCTTTGCAGCCTTTGCCAGCACTGACCATGTCGAGACGCTGGCCGGCGGCTATTTCTCTGCCCGTATCTGGGGCGCCCCGGCCTATCTGATGGGACTGGCGGTAACGGGCTGGATGCTCGGCACCGGGCGGACAGGCCAGATGCTGGCGTTCCAGATCGTGATGAACGGGGTGAATGCCGGGCTGGATACCTGGTTCGTCGCGCGGCTCGGTCTCGGCCCGGCCGGGATCGGCGCGGGTACGGCGATCGCGGAATGGACCGCCCTCCTCTTTGGCCTCGCGCTGGTCTTCCCGGCATTCCGGGGTGCCGCGCCGCTGTTCGACCGCGCGCGGCTGACCGCCCTGTTCAGTGCCAACCGGGACATCATGATCCGCACACTGGCGCTGGTGCTCTGCTTCGGCTGGTTCGTCCGCTCCGGCACACTGATCTCAACTGCTGTCACGGCAGGCAATGAAGTCCTGCTGCAGTTCATCACGGTGGCCGCCTTCGTGCTGGATGGCTTCGCCTTCGTCGCAGAGAAAGAAGCCGGGGAGGCCTATGGCGCAAACAGTGCGCCGCGCCTCGCCCGCGCAATGCGGCTGACCAGCGAGTTTGCCGTGATCGCAGGGCTCGCCTTCGCGCTGCTCTATTTCTTCGGGGGCGGCTGGGTCATCACGACCTTTGTACGCGATGTCGAAGCACGCGATGCGGCGCTTGCCTACCTGCCCTATTGCGCGCTGGTGCCGCTGATCGGCGTCCTCCCCTGGCAGCTCGACGGTCTGTTCCTGGGCACCACGCAAGGCCGCGCCCTGCGCAATGCCGGCGTCGCCGTTGCCGTACTTTATATTGGTACAGACCTGATCCTCCGCCCCGCTTTCGGCAATACCGGTGTGTGGACTGCGTTCCTTTTGATGTATCTCTATCGCGGCGCGGCGTTGGGTCTCTATGTGCCCGGCCTCTTCAGGCGGCTGCAGCCCGCCGCACAGTCCGCCTAG
- a CDS encoding phosphatase PAP2 family protein: MRRRARTVATFGGRQLGWAAGVAVIVFVLLALGVAGFWPLAPIDRFVENLTGNLRGGPLYDVMLVVTALGDGLFLTLVAVVTIASFLFTGARWRAMCYALCFGSMPVVVHTIKLWMARARPSDIPYTGVDQFSFPSSHVAHSALIYGAIAGLTFVTFRGWMRWGLTGAFLLLIAMIGVSRIYLGAHWFSDVLAGYALAALFLVMLAIAVAKHPEPPKFSRAIPIALFVIAAAFPLYLMISLPDSDALYRAIELHQRPGTQAGSVPSP, encoded by the coding sequence GTGAGACGCAGGGCGCGGACCGTTGCCACTTTCGGCGGGCGCCAGCTTGGCTGGGCAGCGGGCGTGGCCGTCATTGTGTTCGTCCTTCTCGCCCTCGGCGTTGCCGGTTTCTGGCCCCTCGCCCCGATTGACCGTTTTGTCGAAAACCTGACAGGCAACCTCCGCGGGGGACCCCTCTATGACGTGATGCTTGTCGTCACAGCGCTGGGCGACGGCCTGTTCCTGACGCTGGTCGCCGTGGTGACAATCGCCTCCTTCCTGTTCACCGGCGCACGCTGGCGGGCGATGTGCTACGCGCTCTGCTTCGGGTCGATGCCGGTCGTGGTCCACACGATAAAGCTCTGGATGGCCCGCGCCCGCCCGTCGGACATTCCGTATACCGGCGTTGACCAGTTCAGCTTCCCGTCCAGCCATGTCGCCCATTCGGCGCTGATCTATGGCGCCATTGCGGGGCTGACCTTCGTCACCTTCCGCGGCTGGATGCGCTGGGGCCTGACCGGCGCCTTTCTTTTGCTGATCGCGATGATCGGCGTGTCGCGCATCTATCTCGGGGCCCACTGGTTCAGCGATGTGCTGGCCGGATATGCGCTGGCGGCCCTGTTCCTCGTCATGCTGGCCATCGCCGTGGCGAAACACCCGGAACCGCCGAAATTCTCACGCGCCATCCCGATCGCCCTGTTCGTGATCGCGGCCGCCTTCCCCCTCTACCTGATGATCTCGCTGCCGGATTCCGATGCGCTCTACCGGGCGATCGAGCTTCACCAGCGCCCCGGGACACAGGCCGGGTCCGTGCCCTCGCCCTGA
- a CDS encoding dicarboxylate/amino acid:cation symporter — MKWWFGIDLWKRVMVGLLLGAVTGLVLRQLLGPEAASANVTAWAKPMGDAFISLIKMLVVPLIFITLVTGVLAMGDPKKLGSLGGRALAMYMGTTLIAICFGLLMGTIVQPGVGFDTSIATTADLESTRAQLAANPPAGSVGEQLVRTLLSIIPNNPVQALANGDVLQIIFFAILLGIGILLSGDVGKPLQKLFDAASEAIMRMTLMVMETAPFGVFALMAWILGDRGLSILGVLGKMTLAHYSACALHILITYGLIIKGIVRLPVLPFFRGAVDAQMVAFSTSSSNATLPMTISCATKNLGIDRPVASSVLPLGATINMDGTALYQGLIALFAVQALGIPMTPSMYFTIILTSTLVSIGTAGVPSVSLLLATTTLGIVGATPDQTVLVIAVLFPFDRILDMMRTVTNVTGDLAVATTVAKWEGELDEDVFLARDPV, encoded by the coding sequence ATGAAGTGGTGGTTTGGAATAGACCTGTGGAAACGTGTCATGGTGGGCCTGTTGCTGGGCGCCGTCACCGGCCTTGTTCTGCGTCAGCTGCTCGGCCCTGAAGCGGCCTCAGCGAATGTCACTGCATGGGCCAAGCCGATGGGCGATGCGTTCATCAGCCTGATCAAGATGCTGGTTGTGCCGCTGATCTTCATCACGCTGGTGACCGGCGTGCTGGCCATGGGCGACCCGAAGAAACTGGGCAGCCTCGGCGGCCGGGCGCTGGCCATGTATATGGGCACGACCCTGATCGCGATCTGTTTCGGATTGCTGATGGGCACCATCGTCCAGCCGGGCGTCGGCTTCGATACGTCGATTGCCACCACGGCGGACCTTGAATCCACACGGGCCCAGCTGGCGGCCAACCCGCCCGCCGGCAGTGTCGGCGAACAGCTGGTAAGAACGCTGCTCTCGATCATTCCGAACAATCCGGTTCAGGCGCTCGCCAATGGTGACGTGCTGCAGATCATCTTCTTCGCCATCCTGCTCGGGATCGGCATCCTGCTGTCCGGCGACGTCGGCAAGCCGCTGCAGAAACTGTTCGACGCGGCATCGGAAGCCATCATGCGCATGACGCTTATGGTGATGGAAACTGCCCCATTCGGCGTTTTCGCCCTGATGGCGTGGATCCTCGGTGACCGGGGCCTCAGCATTCTTGGCGTGCTCGGCAAGATGACGCTGGCACACTACTCCGCATGTGCGCTGCACATCCTCATCACCTATGGCCTGATCATCAAGGGCATCGTCCGCCTGCCGGTGCTGCCCTTCTTCCGCGGTGCGGTCGATGCGCAGATGGTGGCTTTCTCGACCTCGTCCTCAAACGCCACGCTGCCGATGACGATTTCCTGCGCCACCAAGAACCTCGGCATCGATCGTCCGGTCGCCTCATCGGTCCTGCCGCTCGGCGCCACGATCAATATGGACGGCACAGCACTCTATCAGGGCCTGATCGCCCTCTTCGCCGTACAGGCGCTGGGCATTCCAATGACGCCCAGCATGTATTTCACCATCATCCTGACCTCGACGCTTGTCTCGATCGGGACGGCCGGTGTGCCGTCGGTGAGTCTGCTTCTGGCCACGACAACGCTCGGCATTGTGGGCGCGACGCCCGACCAGACCGTTCTGGTCATTGCTGTCCTGTTCCCGTTCGACCGGATCCTCGACATGATGCGCACGGTGACCAATGTCACCGGCGACCTCGCCGTCGCCACGACGGTTGCGAAATGGGAAGGCGAACTCGACGAGGACGTCTTCCTGGCCCGCGACCCGGTTTGA
- the hrpB gene encoding ATP-dependent helicase HrpB produces MMANIRVSLPIDEVLGDISARLSEAPRLVLAAPPGAGKTTRVPLSLAGFLDLPAVVEGRILMLEPRRIAARMAAQQMAKSLGEPLGKRVGLTTRVDRKVSADTVVEVITDGLFTRRILNDPELAGVGAILFDEFHERRLNSDLGLALALESQSAFREDLKLLIMSATLDTARVSAVFDAPVVESEGRMFPVETRYLGRSEDRIEDRMAAAVRRALREEDGSVLAFLPGAGEIRRTAERLEGLGPDVIVAPLFGALSPAEQDAAVQPAPDGKRKIVLATDIAESALTIEGVRIVIDSGLSRVAEDNIGGLGSRLSTVRASRASVDQRRGRAGRLEPGVCYRLWDEEATRGLMPAPVPEILSSDLSGLVLTLAEWGEREAGNLTWMDAPPAGRLKAAADLLQTLKAVDEEGRLTPLGSEMSRLPLPPRLAALVAGASGGERALAAEVAALAGERGVGGTSVDLRERLARFRQERTPRARVLQQQAKNWGKGAAPSGDLANLLARAWPDEVARKRPGTVGTYLLASGRAATLPDSDPLAKSDWLVVADLGGASKEARISLAMPVSEADALASGNVVSEDRAEFDSKTGRFTARRVKALGAIVLSASPLPKPSAAVAARAMLAAIAEEGFAAIGAEEVVEETLSRIALLEQAGLVEAQGLSFDGLRASAADWLLPCLKKSGAQVPADHKVREALIASLDWPVQEALRTGAPLSLELPSGQTARVDYLDPRAPLVSARAQAFWGCAEHLRIAGGRVPVTVEMLSPGMKPVATTQDLPAFWQGGYKDMAKDMRGRYPKHDWPEDPAAARAHEGRTKKRLR; encoded by the coding sequence ATGATGGCAAATATTCGCGTTTCCCTGCCAATTGACGAGGTGCTGGGGGATATTTCTGCCCGGCTCAGCGAGGCGCCGCGGCTTGTTCTGGCCGCGCCGCCGGGTGCGGGCAAAACGACCCGTGTGCCGCTGTCGCTGGCCGGTTTCCTTGATCTGCCGGCGGTGGTGGAGGGGCGTATCCTGATGCTGGAGCCGCGTCGCATCGCCGCGCGCATGGCGGCGCAGCAGATGGCGAAGAGTCTGGGCGAACCCCTTGGCAAGCGTGTCGGCCTGACCACGCGGGTAGACCGGAAGGTCTCCGCCGACACGGTTGTGGAAGTGATCACCGATGGCCTGTTCACACGGCGCATCCTGAATGACCCCGAACTGGCGGGCGTTGGCGCAATCCTGTTCGATGAATTCCACGAGCGCCGCTTGAATTCGGACCTCGGCCTCGCCCTCGCATTGGAAAGCCAGTCGGCCTTCCGCGAAGATCTGAAACTGCTGATCATGTCAGCGACGCTGGATACGGCGCGCGTCTCAGCTGTGTTCGATGCGCCGGTTGTGGAAAGCGAAGGCCGGATGTTCCCGGTGGAGACCCGTTATCTCGGCCGGTCCGAAGACCGGATCGAGGACAGGATGGCGGCTGCCGTCCGCCGGGCCCTGAGAGAAGAGGATGGGTCAGTCCTCGCTTTCCTGCCAGGGGCAGGAGAGATCCGGCGCACGGCCGAGCGTCTGGAGGGGCTTGGCCCGGATGTCATCGTCGCGCCGCTGTTCGGGGCACTCAGCCCGGCGGAACAGGACGCCGCCGTGCAGCCGGCACCGGACGGCAAGCGGAAGATTGTCCTGGCGACGGACATCGCCGAAAGCGCCCTGACCATTGAAGGCGTCCGGATCGTGATCGATTCCGGCCTGTCGCGGGTGGCGGAAGACAATATTGGCGGGCTTGGGTCCCGGCTCAGTACGGTGCGCGCCTCCCGCGCCTCGGTTGACCAGCGCCGCGGCCGGGCAGGACGGCTTGAGCCGGGCGTCTGCTATCGCCTGTGGGATGAAGAAGCGACACGGGGCCTGATGCCGGCGCCAGTGCCGGAGATTCTTTCGAGCGATCTGTCCGGCCTCGTCCTGACCCTCGCGGAATGGGGCGAACGGGAGGCCGGCAATCTGACCTGGATGGATGCCCCGCCGGCCGGCCGGCTGAAGGCTGCGGCAGACTTGCTGCAGACATTGAAGGCCGTGGATGAAGAGGGACGGCTCACGCCGCTCGGGTCCGAGATGTCGCGCCTGCCGCTGCCGCCGCGCCTTGCCGCGCTGGTTGCCGGGGCCAGCGGCGGGGAGCGGGCCCTTGCGGCAGAGGTGGCCGCACTGGCGGGGGAGCGCGGCGTCGGCGGAACATCGGTGGACCTGCGCGAGCGGCTGGCCCGTTTCCGGCAGGAGCGCACGCCCCGTGCGCGCGTGTTGCAGCAGCAGGCGAAAAACTGGGGCAAGGGCGCGGCGCCCTCCGGCGATCTTGCGAACCTGCTGGCCCGTGCCTGGCCGGATGAGGTGGCCCGCAAACGGCCCGGCACCGTGGGCACTTATTTGCTGGCGTCCGGGCGCGCAGCCACGCTTCCGGACAGTGATCCGCTGGCGAAGTCCGACTGGCTGGTGGTTGCTGATCTTGGCGGGGCATCGAAAGAGGCGCGGATTTCCCTGGCCATGCCGGTCAGCGAGGCAGACGCGTTGGCTAGCGGGAATGTGGTCAGCGAAGACCGGGCCGAGTTCGACTCGAAGACCGGCCGGTTCACCGCGCGGCGGGTAAAGGCGCTGGGGGCGATTGTCCTGTCGGCGTCGCCCTTGCCGAAACCCTCTGCAGCCGTGGCGGCGAGAGCGATGCTGGCGGCGATTGCGGAGGAGGGCTTCGCTGCCATCGGCGCCGAAGAGGTGGTTGAGGAAACGCTGTCGCGGATTGCCCTGCTGGAACAGGCCGGTCTGGTCGAGGCGCAGGGCCTCAGCTTTGACGGGCTGCGGGCCTCCGCGGCGGACTGGCTGTTGCCATGCCTGAAAAAAAGCGGGGCACAGGTCCCGGCGGATCATAAGGTGCGCGAGGCTTTGATCGCTTCATTGGATTGGCCAGTACAGGAGGCGCTGCGCACCGGGGCACCGCTGTCGCTCGAACTCCCATCCGGGCAGACGGCCCGCGTGGATTATCTGGATCCGCGTGCGCCACTGGTGTCGGCCAGGGCGCAGGCCTTCTGGGGGTGTGCGGAACATTTACGGATCGCTGGCGGGCGTGTGCCGGTGACGGTCGAGATGCTGTCACCGGGTATGAAGCCGGTTGCGACAACACAGGACCTGCCTGCCTTCTGGCAGGGTGGCTACAAGGACATGGCGAAGGATATGCGTGGGCGCTACCCCAAGCATGACTGGCCGGAAGACCCGGCGGCTGCCCGCGCGCATGAAGGCCGGACGAAGAAGCGATTGCGATGA
- a CDS encoding GNAT family N-acetyltransferase, whose translation MTRNINIRNDWRYGDVERIVDLHRRGYEREGAHYGADFLDHVRHTVEEVDIPARPGSRVWFAELDGETVGCAAVVDRGDTGQLRWVVLTPETRGLGLGGKLLDAAMTHAKAQDWTSIYLETTDGLEASMALYRKLGFEMEIEEDRPLWHGGGRFLQMRRTL comes from the coding sequence ATGACGAGGAATATCAATATCCGCAACGACTGGCGCTACGGCGATGTCGAACGGATCGTCGATCTGCATCGGCGCGGCTATGAACGGGAGGGCGCGCATTATGGCGCCGATTTCCTGGACCATGTGCGCCACACGGTGGAAGAGGTCGATATTCCCGCGCGGCCCGGCAGCCGCGTCTGGTTCGCGGAACTGGATGGTGAAACAGTCGGCTGCGCCGCCGTGGTGGACCGGGGCGATACCGGCCAGCTGCGCTGGGTCGTGCTGACGCCGGAAACGCGCGGCCTGGGCCTTGGCGGAAAACTGCTGGACGCCGCGATGACACATGCCAAGGCGCAGGACTGGACGTCCATCTATCTCGAAACCACGGACGGGCTGGAGGCGTCGATGGCGCTCTACAGAAAGCTCGGTTTCGAAATGGAAATCGAGGAGGATCGTCCGCTCTGGCATGGCGGCGGCCGGTTTCTCCAGATGCGCCGGACGCTCTGA
- a CDS encoding pseudouridine synthase has protein sequence MTAYTPPQAPLRYVHVDDDLIVIDKPSGLLSVPGRGPEKADCAITRVNAEYPGALTVHRLDMATSGLLVLARSKPVQSALSRLFERGKVEKEYIADVWGLPDPAAGKIDLPLITDWPNRPRQKVDHDIGKPSQTLYETVEVRTGQTRLRLTPLTGRSHQLRVHLAEIGHPILGDDLYAHEAALSAAPRLCLHASAIAFDHPGTGDRLALSLPCPF, from the coding sequence GTGACTGCCTACACGCCGCCACAGGCGCCGCTCCGCTATGTGCATGTTGATGACGATCTGATCGTGATCGACAAACCGTCCGGTCTGCTCTCCGTACCCGGACGGGGTCCGGAAAAGGCCGACTGCGCCATTACCCGCGTCAATGCCGAATATCCCGGAGCGCTGACCGTTCACCGGCTGGACATGGCAACCAGCGGCCTGCTTGTGCTCGCCCGGTCGAAACCGGTTCAGTCAGCCCTGTCCCGCCTGTTCGAGCGGGGCAAGGTGGAGAAAGAATACATTGCCGACGTCTGGGGCCTGCCAGACCCTGCCGCCGGAAAGATCGACCTGCCCCTGATCACTGACTGGCCAAACCGTCCGCGCCAGAAAGTGGATCATGACATCGGCAAGCCCAGCCAGACCCTTTACGAAACGGTGGAAGTGCGCACCGGCCAAACGCGTCTCCGCCTCACCCCTTTGACCGGGCGTTCCCACCAGCTGCGCGTTCACCTCGCCGAGATTGGCCATCCGATCCTCGGCGACGACCTCTACGCCCATGAGGCTGCACTCTCCGCCGCGCCGCGTCTTTGCCTGCATGCGAGTGCGATCGCCTTCGATCATCCGGGTACGGGAGACCGGCTGGCGCTATCCCTGCCCTGCCCCTTTTGA
- a CDS encoding HAMP domain-containing sensor histidine kinase produces MNGNARAPLPAPVRQPAPARWYHGLSFRLFGFTLAAILFVEGLIFVPSASGFRTAWLNERLQAARIAALALDASPSRMVSEELAQQLLENAEVLSVAEVEDDMHIQLLDSGMDIEGSFYQLDMRDTTPIGRVMRVMGAFAAPKDRILVITAAGSTPNRVIEVVVPQAPLRKDLYAYGQRILGLSFLIALIAATVIYVLLHFLVVRPMARVTASVEQFRMDPGGWTRRLPPTSRQDEIGRAQNALSDMEEAVADAFRQRAHLAELGTAVAKINHDLRNSLASAQLVSDTLARSEDPRVQKAAPRLERALTRAINLASETLDYGKAAPQPADIQPVSLRGCIEEAAAEALAAWPEVDFIDELPSARIINADPEHLHRLAANLIRNAAEAMVAAASLPKRITVTLTPDGVEFADTGPGLPPNAQDNLFKPFAASSRKTGTGLGLVIARELAVGMGGDLTLASTGSEGTVFRLILPDLLV; encoded by the coding sequence CGCGTCAGGGTTCCGCACAGCCTGGCTGAATGAACGGCTGCAGGCCGCGCGGATCGCCGCGCTCGCCCTCGATGCCTCTCCGTCCCGTATGGTTTCGGAAGAGCTTGCCCAGCAATTGCTGGAAAATGCGGAAGTCCTGTCTGTGGCCGAGGTCGAAGATGACATGCACATCCAGCTTCTCGATTCCGGCATGGACATCGAGGGCAGCTTCTATCAACTCGACATGCGGGACACGACACCCATCGGCCGGGTCATGCGGGTCATGGGCGCCTTTGCCGCGCCGAAGGACAGGATCCTCGTCATCACGGCCGCCGGATCGACGCCCAACCGCGTCATCGAAGTGGTTGTCCCCCAGGCCCCGCTCCGGAAAGACCTCTACGCCTATGGTCAGCGCATCCTTGGCCTGTCCTTCCTGATCGCCCTGATTGCGGCGACTGTGATTTATGTGCTGCTGCACTTCCTGGTCGTGCGGCCGATGGCCCGGGTGACCGCCAGTGTGGAACAGTTCCGGATGGACCCCGGCGGCTGGACCCGGCGCCTGCCGCCAACGTCACGGCAAGACGAGATCGGCCGTGCCCAGAACGCCCTTTCCGACATGGAAGAAGCCGTGGCCGATGCCTTCCGCCAGCGTGCCCACCTGGCGGAACTCGGCACCGCCGTCGCCAAGATCAATCACGATCTGCGCAACTCGCTCGCCTCCGCCCAGCTTGTGTCCGATACGCTCGCCCGGTCTGAAGACCCGCGCGTGCAGAAGGCCGCCCCGCGCCTTGAACGCGCCCTCACCCGCGCCATCAATCTTGCGTCCGAAACGCTGGACTATGGCAAGGCGGCGCCCCAGCCCGCAGATATCCAGCCCGTGTCCCTGCGCGGCTGCATCGAGGAGGCTGCCGCCGAAGCGCTCGCTGCCTGGCCGGAGGTCGACTTTATCGACGAGCTGCCAAGCGCCCGCATCATCAATGCCGATCCGGAACATCTGCACCGCCTTGCGGCAAACCTCATCCGCAATGCAGCCGAAGCCATGGTGGCCGCTGCCTCCCTGCCCAAACGCATCACCGTGACGCTCACGCCCGACGGGGTTGAGTTCGCCGACACCGGCCCCGGCTTGCCGCCGAATGCGCAGGACAATCTGTTCAAGCCGTTCGCCGCCTCCTCCCGCAAGACCGGCACGGGCCTCGGCCTGGTTATCGCGCGGGAACTCGCCGTCGGCATGGGCGGGGACCTGACGCTCGCCTCAACCGGCAGCGAAGGCACGGTCTTCCGCCTCATCCTGCCGGACCTCCTGGTGTGA